A region of the Myxococcus stipitatus DSM 14675 genome:
GGTGTCCCCGGACGCGGCACCACGTTCTTCTTCTCCCTGACCTTGCAGGCCGCGCCCCAGACGACGGCGGGCTATCTGCGCGCGGACCAGCCGGCGTTGCAGGGCCGACGTGTGCTCATCGTCGACGACAACGCCATCAACCGCCGGCTGTTGGGGCGGCAACTGCAGACCTGGGGCGCGGAGCCGGTGGAGGCGGGCTCGGGGATGGAGGCGCTGGCGAAGCTGCAGCCCGGTGCGCGCTTCGACCTGGTGCTCATCGACCAGCAGATGCCGGGGCTGGACGGGCCGTCGTTGGCGTCCCGCATCAAGGAGCGCGAGGACCTCCAGAAAATTCCGTTGCTGCTTTTGACGTCGACAGGACGTCGCGCGGTGCCACCGCCGGGGTTATTCTCCGCGGTCCTCTCTCGCCCCATGAAGGCCTCCCACCTCCACGACACCTTGGTGTCCTGCTTCTCCCAGGAAGTGGCTCCGGTGAACGCGGAGCCGCCGCCGCAGGGGACGCTCGCGCCGAGAGAGCGTCCGGGAGACCGCGTCCCGCTGCGCATCCTGCTGGTGGAGGACAACCCCACCAACCAGCGACTGGCGAGCCTGCTGCTGGACCGGCTGGGCTATCAGGTGCAGGCGGCCTCCAACGGGCGCGAGGCGCTCGAGTGGTCCATGCGTCAGCGGTTCGACGTGGTGCTCATGGACCTGCAGATGCCGGAGATGGACGGGCTGGAGGCGACGCGCAGGCTTCGTCGGGAGCTGCCGCCGAAGGTGCAGCCGTGGGTCGTCGCGATGACGGCCAACGCGATGGACTCGGACCGGGAGCAGTGCTTCGAGGCGGGGATGGACGACTTCCTCGCCAAGCCCATCCGCGTGGAGGCGCTGACCGCCGCGCTCGTGCGCTGCCAGACGCCGCGTCCGGTGGGGGGAGTGCAGGCGCGCCCTTCTCGCGTCGAGCAGGAGGAGGCTCCGCTCGACGAGGACATCGTGCCGCTGTCGGCGCGCATCCCGGGCCTGAATCCCACGGCGCTGGCGCGGCTGTGGCGGGAGCTGGGGGCCCAGGCGCCGAACATCCTCCCCGAGCTCATCGACACCGCGCTGCTCAGCATGCCGGGGCTGCTGGACGATGCCTTCTCCGCGCTGCGGCAGGGCGTGCTGGACGACGTGAGCCGGGCGGCGCACACGCTCAAATCCAATGCGGCGTGGTTTGGTGTCTCCGCGCTGGAGGCGGTGTGCCGGGACATCGAGCTGCGCGCGGACGCGGGAGAGCTCCACGGGTTGCGGGAGCGCCTGGAGCGCTGCCGGGTGGAGCTGGAGACGGCGCGGGAGATGTTGTCGCGCCTGCGTGACAGCATGGGTGTGAGCGAGTCTCGGAGCTGAACCCCTGCCACGATGAGCGTGGTCAGCCGTCCGGATGACGTCTCGTCCCTGGCCGGCCGCGATACCCCTTTGAGGTGGATGATGAGTGACTCCCGGATTCGAGGGCTGGAGGAAGTGGACCGTCTGTCGGTGCCCCTGCCTCACGGCACGGAGGTGACGACGCGCGTGGAGCGGCTCACCACGGGAGGGCGGCGCATCCCTCAGGGCGTGGTGGGGCGCGTGGTGCGCGCCCGGGATGGGGGGCTCGACATCCAGATCGTGGGCGTGGGGGAGGTGTGGTTCGCGCGCGAGGAGTTGGTGCCTCGGCGTCCGGGGCAGGTCCAGTTCGCGCGGCGTCGCGAGGCCGCGTGGCAGGCGCTGGGGCCCTGCGTGGTGCTGGAGACCCGCGTGGGCAGTCATGCCTGGGGCCTGGCGAACGCGCAGTCGGACGTGGACGTGCGAGGTGTCTTCGCGCTGCCGCTCCCCTGGACACTGGGGTTGGTGGACCCGCCGATGGACCTGGTGAGCGCCGACGGAAGCACCACCTACTGGGAGGTGCGCAAGACGGTGGAGCAGGCGCTGCGGGCCGACCCGAACACCCTGGAGACCTTGTTCGTCCCGGGCGCGAAGCCGCTGGACGAATTGGGGGAGTGGCTGCTGGCGGAGCGCGAGGCCTTCGTCTCTCAGGCCATCTTCGGCAGCTTCGGCCGGTACGCGATGAGTCAGCTCGACAAGCTCACGCGCAGCCAGCGGCTCGCCGAGCACCGTGACTTGCTCCTGGAGTGGCTGTGTGAAGACCCCACGCCGGACCTGGACGAAGTGGCGCAGCGGCTCGCGGCGGTGTCGCCTCGGCAGTCGCCCACGGAGCAGGACGCGCTGCTGGCGGCGAAGACGTATGTGAAGCAGCTCTACCGCTCGCTCTGGGACCAGGGGCTGCTGACGGCCAACGACTTCGCGGCGCTCACCACCTATGCGCGGGGAGGGGGCCAGCGTCCGCCGTCGGCTCGCGAGCTGCGGCCGAAGAACGCCTACAACCTGCTGCGCCTGATTGCGACCGCCACGGGATGGCTGCGCCACGGCGAGCCCGTGTTCGAGGCGACGGGCGGCTTGAAGGCACGGCTGTTGGACATCAAGGCCGGGCAGGTGCCGCTCGAAGAAGTGCTGCGGGACGCGGAGGCCATGGCGCCCGAGCTGGAGGCGGCGCGACGGGAGAGCAGGTTGCCGGAGCATCCCGACTATCCGAGGGCGGACCGGCTGTTGCGGCGCGTGGGCGAGGAAGTGGCGCGGCGCTGGGTGTTGAAGGTGCCGGGCGCGCTGGGACGCGAGGCGCCCGCGGCCCCGGAGACGGAGTGGAGGGACTCGGAATGAAGGGCACCCTGAAGGAGCACGAGCAGCGGGTCGCGGACCGCGTGCTCGACGAGGAGTCCGCGAAGCGAGAGCACCTGGTGGTGGCCTTGTCGGGCGCTCATGCGTATGGGTTTCCCTCGCCCGACAGCGACCTGGACTTGAAGTCCATCCACGTGGCGCCCACGGCCATGCTCCTGGGCCTGCAACCCCGGCAGCTCAACGCCGAGCGACTCCAGGTGGTGGACGGCGTGGAGGTGGACTACTCGTCCAACGAGCTCCAGCCTGTCCTCCAGGGACTCTTGCAAGGCAATGGCAACTACCTGGAGCGGTTGGTGGGCGCCATCCCGGTGCGAGTGTCTCCGGAGCTGGCGCCCGTCCAGCCGCTGGTGCGCGCGGTGATGTCCCAGCGGATGCACCGGCACTACCGGGGCTTCGCGCACGGACAGCTTCGGGAGTGGGAGAAGAGTGGCTTCCGCTCCGTGAAGAAGCTGCTCTACGTGCTGCGCACCACGTTGACCGGGACGCACCTGCTGCGCACCGGTGAGGTGGAGACGGACGTCACCGAGCTGCTGGACGCGAACGGCTTCGCGGAGGCCCACGAGCTGGTGACGCAGAAGCAGCGCGGTGAGAAGAGCGAGCTGCCGGATGCGCTCAGCGAGAAGTGGCGCGCACAGGTGGCGCGCTCCTTCGAGGTGCTGGATGCGGCGCTGGCGGCGTCCGTGCTGCCGGAGGAGCCTCCCTCGGGCGCGGTGGAGGCGCTGGAGGCGTGGATGCTGGACCTCCGGCGGCGGCGGTTCGATTCGCGCTGAGCGCGAGCGTCAGGGGTCGGTGGGCGACAGGCGTGACCAGGAGCGGTTCTTGACCTTGAGCCAGGCCTGTTGCCGGTGGAGATAGGTGGCGCAGAGCTGGCGCCACGTCCACACCTCGGGCTTCTTCCACCACTCGGCGGGAGGCTGGAGTCCCTTGTCGCGCAGGTTGCCGATGCCTCGGAAGCCGACGCCGTCGAGTCCGTGCGCGCAGTTGGACTCCAGCACGAGGACCTTATCCGTCGCGGGATGGTGGTCCACGATGAGGAAGGTGTGGCCGGAGCGCCACGGGGCGCGCCACCCCTGGATGAGCGTCCAGGGATGCGGCGAGACATCCGGCGACGGCGCGAGGATGGCCATGCCGCTCTCGACGGCGGCGGTGACGGGCGAGAACAAGTCCTCCGAGGAGGCAATCATCATCTGCCGGTGTCGGCGTGCGTCCCAGGCGAAGCTGTCGCCGTGGACGTCGGCGAAGGCCCTGACGGTGAGCGCCTCGACGAAGGTGCAGCAGTTGTTGAAGCTCGGGGGGCCCAGGGGGACCCGGATGCCGGGCAGGGTCCAGGGGTAGTACGCCTGGTCGAGGTCGTAGCGGAACTCGCTCACGCCCCCGAGCAGCGACACCAGCTTCTCCTCGGGCACGGCCATCGGCTCGTCGCTGAACGGCAGCCTCACCGCGGGCGCTGGCTTCTCCTGGTCGGCGAGGGTGGCGTACTGCTGGGCGCGCCACCGGACGCATATCCACGTGTCCAGTGCGCCGAGGGTGGGGACCTCCAGCCGCGCGTAGTCGCTGTCGGAGCCCGCCGGGCCGGAGCGCTCCTCGAGCACGAAGTACGTGCCCGGCTCGACGTAGCCCTCGAACTGGGCGTTCGTGTCGGGGTCCACGAAACCACGCATGCGGATGGGGAGCTTCGCGACACGATAGGTCTCGGCCACGCTGTGACCTCCAGAGGTGTTGACTTGCAGTGAAGTCTATCTCACCTCCGGAGAATGCTGGCAGGACGTGCCGAGGATGGCGTGGCGTGTGTGTCCTTGGTGGTCTCCACTCGCGAGAGAGCCTCTCGGGCTCACGCCTCGTCGTCCGCGCGCAGCAGCTCTACTTTGAGCACGGTGTCCTTGGGATGGTTTGTCCATTCCAGGAAAGAGGAGTGGAACGTCTCCACGGCCTCGGCCAGCGGGCTTCCGGGCTTCCAGGACAGTGCTCCCGAGTCCTGGGACTGCCGAGTGTCCAAGCCGATGAAGATCACCCGGGGACCTTGGAGTGGGCGCACGCAGAGCCTGCGGTCTCCCTCCAGTCGATACACCAGGGCGGTGAGATGTCCGAGGACCCAGCCCATGGCGGCCTCGTGGGCTTCGGGCGTGGGCGCCTCGACGGAGAGCCGCAGCCGGGCCGGAAGGTCTCGTGGGGCGTCGACCGGTTGGAACAGCGGCTCCCACGCGTGCGGTGAGCTCGAAGCCCTCGCTCCGGTCACGAGCTCCCGAGCGCGGACCAGCTCCTCGCGCACGGTGCGGAACGTGGAGCGCGACACATTGCGCGCCGTGTTTCGCAGGGGCTCGGCGGGCGCGATGACGGGCATCAGGTCGCGCTTCCCATCCGGGCGATACCCAGCCGTCTCCTGAGTCAGGGCCACGGGCTGGGGCCAGGGCCAGGAGGCGAACGTCTGGAAGAAGTGCGCGAGCAGCTCCGCGTCGGACTTCGCGGCGTCCGGAGCCCCGCGTGTGCAAGCCCAGGCGGCGAGCACCGTCCAGGACAGTCCACCCATGTAGCCGAGCGCATGCGAGTAGATGCCCCGCGCCTTGGCCCAGCGCTTCACCGCGCGAAGCAGGTTCCGGAAGCGCTCGTGGGTCGCCTCATCGGTGCCGAGTGCATCGAGGACCCCTTGCGAGTCCGCGACGCCCAGCACGGAGCGAAGCCCGGAGGTGTCGAGCTGGGGGGCGTGCTGCGCGAGCAACGTCAGGGGCTCACAGGGGGTCACCCCTTCCGGGCGGCTCGCATAGGACACATCGAAGCTCACGCCGCCCAGCGACAGCTTCACCAGCGGAATCGCGGCATCGGCCACGAACCGCGCGGAGCTCGCGGCCTCGGGAGCGGAGGTCGCCACCTCGCGCAGCAGGGCGTGTGCGAAGTCATCGCGAGAGAGGCTCGACGGTCCGATGGCGACCGCGTCCACGTCGCTTCCCGCCTCGTCCGTACCGAGCAGGTACGAGCCGTAGGGATGCAGGGACGTCCCGATGCGCTCACAGAGTCCATGCAGTCGCGCCACGGCCGAGGTGCGAGCCTCCCGCGACGAAGGCGTGCTCGAGCTGGCGAGCGCCGCGCGAAGGGTGCTGTCTCCCTTCGTCGACGCGGGGGACTGCTTCAGTGGCGCGCGACCCAGCGGGATTCGCCGGAGGACCTCGAACGGTGTGTCCCCCTTGCGCCGGATGAGACACACGTCGCCGATGGGGAAGGACAGCGAGCGCCACGTCCGAGCCCAGGCCGCGAGCGTCTGCTCGAGGTCCCCGTCCTTCGAGCGTGGAAGCTGTCCCACGGAGAGATGGGGGGTGAAGCCGCGCTCGGGAGCGGCGCACTCGGGGACCACCGCCGCGAGCTTCGCGTGCAGCGCGGCCAAGGCACCCCGAGGCGCGTCATCGGGGCGAAGCCAGGCCGTTGCATTGGCGCGATGCTCGAAGTGTCCGAACGCGGAGAGCGTCACCTCGAAAGGCTTGATGTCCCGGAGGGCTTCCTCGAAGAGCGCCGCGACGGTGTCGAAGTCCGCTTCGGGGAGGAAGGGGTAGAGCAGCGTGACGTGGGGCATCCACCGCTCGAACTTCGCGTCGTGCTTCTTGCGCAGGGCCTGGATGGGAGGCCACGCGCTCTCGGGTGGAATGAGCACCACGGCCGTCTGGTGGACGAGTCGCGCGGTGCCCCGGGCGGCATCCGCCTCGGAGGCGGAGCCCTGGCGCAGCACGCAGCGAATCCCGAAGTGGTCCGAGGCGAAGAGCGGCTGCCCTGACGGACCGGGAGCACCCGGAAGAGGCGCTTCGCCGAAGAGCTCGATGGCCTGAGGCGCCAGTCGGCCGGAGGCAGACTTCACGAGCACCCGGTCCAACCGCTGAAGCCGACCGGACGTGGTCGTGAGGGCGGCCAGCGAGTTGAGCTGAGGGTTGTAGGTCTCTCCCAGCTCCAGCGGCCGCAGCGTCGGCCAGGCATCCACGAACCCAGCATGAGCGAAGGAGTCGGCCTCCGCGGACGACTCGCCGAGATTGAAGTCACCCGCGAGCACGAGGTCGGGAGGGCGACCTTCTTCCGAGGCCCCGAGCGCGAGCGCCCAGTCGAGAATCGCTTGCACCTGGACCGCGCGAGCCGCGGCTCCCGAGGCATCCCGGTTGCTCGTCAGGTGCGGCGTCGCCACCCACAGCGTCCCGTCCGCCACGCGCAGCTCTCCCGCGATGAGGCGCTTGTCTCGGGAGAACACCCGCTGGACCAGCGAGGAGAAGGGGACTCGCGACAGGAGCACCTGTCCGTAGGTGGCCACGGTGC
Encoded here:
- a CDS encoding DNA polymerase beta superfamily protein; this translates as MSDSRIRGLEEVDRLSVPLPHGTEVTTRVERLTTGGRRIPQGVVGRVVRARDGGLDIQIVGVGEVWFAREELVPRRPGQVQFARRREAAWQALGPCVVLETRVGSHAWGLANAQSDVDVRGVFALPLPWTLGLVDPPMDLVSADGSTTYWEVRKTVEQALRADPNTLETLFVPGAKPLDELGEWLLAEREAFVSQAIFGSFGRYAMSQLDKLTRSQRLAEHRDLLLEWLCEDPTPDLDEVAQRLAAVSPRQSPTEQDALLAAKTYVKQLYRSLWDQGLLTANDFAALTTYARGGGQRPPSARELRPKNAYNLLRLIATATGWLRHGEPVFEATGGLKARLLDIKAGQVPLEEVLRDAEAMAPELEAARRESRLPEHPDYPRADRLLRRVGEEVARRWVLKVPGALGREAPAAPETEWRDSE
- a CDS encoding nucleotidyltransferase domain-containing protein is translated as MKGTLKEHEQRVADRVLDEESAKREHLVVALSGAHAYGFPSPDSDLDLKSIHVAPTAMLLGLQPRQLNAERLQVVDGVEVDYSSNELQPVLQGLLQGNGNYLERLVGAIPVRVSPELAPVQPLVRAVMSQRMHRHYRGFAHGQLREWEKSGFRSVKKLLYVLRTTLTGTHLLRTGEVETDVTELLDANGFAEAHELVTQKQRGEKSELPDALSEKWRAQVARSFEVLDAALAASVLPEEPPSGAVEALEAWMLDLRRRRFDSR
- a CDS encoding poly(A) polymerase codes for the protein MSNERFTTSREVYHRIRWDPRLDAREFVIGYDAHGDAMEEMPFEAFVPDGELPWHRVWYFKRGREVMWDRKERIDRLSHPAPSEDPPAPAPRRAPAAFTPLPAHRFDASAEAWVTAVAPSTKPPALQHLTVATFNVLFDLYDAELLDTARRIPAALALLRGTDADVIALQEVTTPFLRALLAEPWVRERYWLSDGPEASTVATYGQVLLSRVPFSSLVQRVFSRDKRLIAGELRVADGTLWVATPHLTSNRDASGAAARAVQVQAILDWALALGASEEGRPPDLVLAGDFNLGESSAEADSFAHAGFVDAWPTLRPLELGETYNPQLNSLAALTTTSGRLQRLDRVLVKSASGRLAPQAIELFGEAPLPGAPGPSGQPLFASDHFGIRCVLRQGSASEADAARGTARLVHQTAVVLIPPESAWPPIQALRKKHDAKFERWMPHVTLLYPFLPEADFDTVAALFEEALRDIKPFEVTLSAFGHFEHRANATAWLRPDDAPRGALAALHAKLAAVVPECAAPERGFTPHLSVGQLPRSKDGDLEQTLAAWARTWRSLSFPIGDVCLIRRKGDTPFEVLRRIPLGRAPLKQSPASTKGDSTLRAALASSSTPSSREARTSAVARLHGLCERIGTSLHPYGSYLLGTDEAGSDVDAVAIGPSSLSRDDFAHALLREVATSAPEAASSARFVADAAIPLVKLSLGGVSFDVSYASRPEGVTPCEPLTLLAQHAPQLDTSGLRSVLGVADSQGVLDALGTDEATHERFRNLLRAVKRWAKARGIYSHALGYMGGLSWTVLAAWACTRGAPDAAKSDAELLAHFFQTFASWPWPQPVALTQETAGYRPDGKRDLMPVIAPAEPLRNTARNVSRSTFRTVREELVRARELVTGARASSSPHAWEPLFQPVDAPRDLPARLRLSVEAPTPEAHEAAMGWVLGHLTALVYRLEGDRRLCVRPLQGPRVIFIGLDTRQSQDSGALSWKPGSPLAEAVETFHSSFLEWTNHPKDTVLKVELLRADDEA